A window of Halalkalibacillus sediminis contains these coding sequences:
- a CDS encoding CoA transferase subunit A, translated as MQKFIDYSQAISLIKDDDTLLVGGFGLSGTPLSLIDYLSESGKQRLTVISNNLGEVGKGLGKLLVTGNLRKACGSYFTTNRDAVKAWSEGDLEIELIPQGTLAEAIRCGGAGIGGFYTKTALGTDLAKGKEEKEIDGEKYILEKAIRGNVSIIKALKADTLGNLVYDNTARNFNAVMATASDIVIAEVDEIVEPGELEPLDIVTPHLFVDYVVKTEYVKKGGVYVEQ; from the coding sequence ATGCAGAAATTCATTGACTATAGTCAAGCTATCAGCCTAATTAAAGATGATGACACATTGTTAGTTGGAGGGTTTGGGCTATCTGGAACCCCACTTTCTTTGATAGATTACCTTTCCGAATCGGGTAAACAAAGGTTGACCGTTATAAGTAATAATTTAGGAGAAGTAGGAAAAGGTCTTGGTAAACTCCTTGTGACGGGTAATTTAAGGAAAGCATGTGGGTCATATTTCACTACTAATAGAGACGCTGTTAAGGCATGGTCAGAAGGTGATTTAGAAATCGAGCTGATTCCACAAGGAACTTTAGCTGAAGCGATAAGGTGTGGAGGAGCTGGTATCGGTGGTTTTTACACAAAGACAGCCTTGGGAACTGACCTTGCAAAAGGTAAAGAAGAAAAAGAAATAGACGGTGAAAAGTACATATTAGAGAAAGCAATCCGTGGCAATGTTTCTATAATAAAAGCTTTGAAAGCGGATACATTAGGTAATCTCGTATATGACAACACTGCTAGAAATTTTAATGCTGTTATGGCTACAGCAAGTGATATTGTTATCGCTGAAGTTGATGAAATAGTAGAACCGGGAGAACTAGAACCACTGGATATAGTTACTCCTCATTTGTTTGTAGATTATGTAGTGAAGACTGAGTATGTTAAGAAAGGCGGTGTATATGTTGAGCAATGA
- a CDS encoding 3-oxoacid CoA-transferase subunit B, which yields MLSNDQRVKIAKRVAEELKNGEVINLGVGIPTLIPDYLSDKKVYLHSENGLLGMGPTPPENEQDMDLISASKKPITMEKGASLFDSSNSFVMIRGGHVDTAVLGALQVDETGEIANWAIPGKTILGVGGAMDLVAGAKQIIIASSHLSKNDEPKLVKELTFPRSGVRKADMLVTEHAVFKFQNNQCELIEILSDISLEELKEITDANFIYNEKITQK from the coding sequence ATGTTGAGCAATGATCAAAGGGTAAAGATAGCCAAGAGGGTAGCCGAGGAACTGAAAAATGGTGAGGTTATCAATCTAGGTGTTGGAATTCCAACATTAATCCCGGATTATTTGAGTGATAAAAAGGTTTATCTTCATTCTGAAAATGGTTTGCTGGGAATGGGTCCAACTCCTCCTGAGAACGAGCAAGATATGGATTTGATCAGTGCTAGTAAAAAGCCAATAACTATGGAAAAGGGGGCTTCATTATTTGATAGTTCAAATTCTTTTGTGATGATCAGAGGTGGACATGTAGATACTGCAGTACTTGGTGCCTTACAAGTAGATGAAACCGGTGAAATTGCTAATTGGGCAATACCTGGTAAAACAATCTTAGGTGTTGGTGGTGCGATGGATCTTGTAGCAGGTGCAAAACAGATTATTATTGCTTCAAGCCACCTTTCCAAAAATGATGAGCCCAAATTAGTAAAGGAACTAACATTTCCTAGAAGCGGTGTTCGCAAAGCGGATATGCTTGTGACTGAACATGCTGTATTTAAATTTCAAAATAATCAGTGTGAGTTGATAGAAATATTATCGGATATCTCTTTAGAGGAACTAAAAGAGATTACTGATGCGAACTTTATCTATAATGAAAAAATTACTCAAAAATGA
- a CDS encoding TAXI family TRAP transporter solute-binding subunit gives MKKVSFLLVLLMSLMLLVVGCVSEGGDESGGETDSDSSSGEEEEEADVETEVEPTDVETPDEFTFGAATVGGFWYTLAGAMSDAMSDKFEGTSTTVVEGGSVSNLLGLGEGTFHIGFSNGQTVPEALNGEKAFDEPIENVSTLATLYPNVFHIAVREDSDIYSVEDLEGKTVSPGIKGYSGELAFQEILELNGMSYDSLDGIEYIGTADGADLLRDGHIDAIAGMLAAPVSTFQELDTTVGIRLIPLSEETVTSLNDANEGYLPFSIEEGTYPNTEEAVNTVAGYTVLLANDDMISEDVAYELTKMVVENQGAWANISNVMSEFNAEFSVENNVGNLHPGAEKYYKEVGALE, from the coding sequence ATGAAGAAAGTTAGTTTTCTGCTTGTATTGTTAATGTCTCTAATGTTGTTGGTTGTTGGTTGTGTGTCTGAAGGAGGAGATGAAAGCGGTGGTGAAACAGATTCCGATTCATCATCGGGTGAAGAAGAGGAAGAAGCTGATGTAGAAACGGAAGTTGAACCTACAGATGTTGAAACACCTGATGAATTCACTTTTGGTGCGGCTACAGTAGGTGGCTTCTGGTACACTTTGGCTGGTGCGATGAGTGACGCAATGTCTGACAAATTCGAAGGAACTTCTACAACTGTTGTTGAAGGTGGTTCAGTATCTAACTTATTAGGTCTTGGTGAAGGTACGTTCCATATCGGTTTTAGTAATGGACAAACTGTTCCTGAGGCATTGAATGGAGAAAAAGCTTTTGACGAACCTATCGAAAATGTAAGTACATTAGCAACTTTATATCCAAACGTTTTTCATATCGCGGTTAGAGAAGACTCTGATATTTATTCAGTAGAGGATTTAGAAGGTAAAACGGTTAGCCCGGGTATTAAAGGGTATAGTGGTGAACTTGCTTTCCAAGAAATCTTAGAGCTGAATGGTATGAGTTATGACAGCTTAGACGGTATCGAGTACATCGGAACTGCAGATGGTGCTGATCTATTAAGAGATGGGCATATTGATGCGATTGCAGGTATGTTAGCTGCACCAGTTTCAACATTTCAGGAATTAGATACTACTGTAGGGATCCGCTTGATTCCTTTATCAGAAGAAACGGTGACATCATTGAACGATGCTAATGAAGGGTATCTACCATTCTCGATTGAAGAAGGAACGTATCCAAACACTGAGGAAGCTGTAAATACTGTTGCTGGTTACACAGTCTTACTAGCTAATGATGACATGATCAGTGAAGATGTAGCGTACGAATTGACCAAAATGGTAGTTGAAAATCAGGGAGCTTGGGCGAATATTTCAAACGTTATGTCAGAGTTCAATGCGGAATTTTCAGTTGAAAATAACGTAGGTAATCTTCACCCGGGTGCTGAAAAATATTATAAAGAAGTCGGAGCACTAGAGTAA
- a CDS encoding TRAP transporter permease produces the protein MSTQEKYDNETYINSSSESYADEAVKNPKIREMKGVVARVVSLVAILMSLFHLYTAFFGVFPSIFQRSMHLGFALILVFAIYKPSKKLTNSVHIGWYDWILMILSGVCYSYFVMNHQEIASRMSYIEDLKTYEIGLGVLAGILLIEATRRVVGNALVIIILFFLGYGFFGHHLTGAIGHREFDLMWIIDHLYFTTTGVFSTPLGVSATFIFLFILFGKFLEVSGAGQFFINLSVAGMGKYRGGPAKTAIVASSILGTISGSAVANTVTTGAFTIPLMRKTGYRKHFAAAIESVASTGGQIVPPIMGASAFIIAAYLGVPYLEVAAAAIIPAVLYYVCLFIQVDLRARRNGLEGLPKEQVPKFWPVFKTGFLFFIPLALIVYMLANGSSPMRAGLYAIIATILVAALSKVHRLKFKTIVKALDLGAKASLETAVACAAAGLIIGVIGLTGIGLKFSGMIIDISGGILIVTLIFTMITSIILGMGLPTVAAYIVQVPLTIPALTEMGVAPIAAHLFVFYFATLSAITPPVALAAFAAAGIAGSEPMKTGMTAVRLGLAAYIVPYLFVYGPEVLMIGDIGTILLSVLTAIIGITGLAAATEGWLLRDSFWYERLVLFGGSLLMVVPGIWSDVGGVLTLALVFIYQKRFNTHLLKNQLTN, from the coding sequence ATGTCTACTCAGGAAAAATACGACAATGAAACCTACATCAATTCTTCATCTGAAAGTTATGCGGATGAGGCAGTAAAGAATCCTAAAATTAGAGAGATGAAAGGAGTTGTAGCAAGGGTTGTTTCCCTTGTTGCAATTCTTATGTCTCTTTTTCACTTATACACTGCATTTTTCGGTGTATTTCCTTCAATATTTCAAAGATCAATGCACTTAGGGTTCGCATTGATATTAGTATTTGCAATCTACAAACCTTCCAAAAAACTTACTAACTCTGTACATATCGGTTGGTACGACTGGATTTTAATGATTTTATCAGGAGTATGTTATTCATATTTTGTTATGAATCATCAAGAGATTGCATCTAGAATGAGCTACATTGAAGATCTAAAAACTTATGAAATTGGCCTTGGAGTATTGGCCGGAATATTACTCATAGAAGCAACTAGAAGAGTTGTAGGTAATGCGTTAGTGATTATCATTTTATTCTTCTTGGGTTATGGATTTTTTGGGCATCATTTAACAGGAGCAATCGGGCACAGAGAATTTGACTTAATGTGGATTATTGACCACTTGTACTTTACAACTACTGGAGTTTTTAGTACCCCGCTCGGGGTATCGGCCACATTTATTTTCTTATTTATTCTATTCGGGAAGTTTCTTGAAGTATCAGGAGCTGGCCAATTTTTTATTAATTTATCCGTAGCAGGGATGGGGAAATATCGGGGTGGACCGGCAAAGACGGCAATAGTTGCCAGTTCAATTCTAGGTACCATTTCTGGAAGCGCAGTGGCTAACACAGTAACAACCGGAGCATTCACTATTCCTTTGATGAGGAAGACAGGTTACAGGAAGCATTTTGCGGCGGCCATTGAATCGGTCGCGTCAACTGGTGGGCAAATCGTTCCTCCGATTATGGGTGCTTCTGCATTCATCATTGCTGCTTATTTAGGAGTACCTTATCTTGAGGTAGCTGCCGCAGCTATCATCCCAGCAGTTTTGTATTATGTCTGCTTGTTCATTCAGGTGGACTTGAGAGCCCGTCGGAACGGTTTGGAAGGTTTGCCGAAAGAACAAGTGCCAAAATTCTGGCCAGTATTTAAGACAGGATTCTTGTTCTTTATCCCGTTAGCACTAATTGTGTATATGCTAGCAAACGGTAGCTCCCCTATGAGAGCTGGTCTATATGCGATTATTGCAACGATTTTAGTAGCTGCATTAAGCAAAGTTCACAGATTAAAATTTAAAACTATTGTTAAGGCTTTGGATCTCGGAGCAAAGGCTTCACTAGAAACAGCTGTTGCTTGTGCTGCGGCTGGCTTAATTATTGGTGTAATTGGGTTGACAGGTATCGGACTTAAGTTCAGTGGTATGATCATCGACATTTCAGGCGGAATTCTGATTGTCACACTCATCTTTACGATGATAACGAGTATCATCCTAGGCATGGGGCTTCCTACGGTGGCGGCATATATTGTGCAGGTGCCATTAACTATTCCTGCTTTAACTGAGATGGGTGTAGCACCTATTGCTGCCCATTTGTTTGTCTTTTATTTTGCAACATTATCTGCAATTACCCCTCCAGTCGCATTAGCTGCATTCGCAGCTGCGGGAATAGCCGGATCCGAACCGATGAAAACAGGTATGACGGCTGTAAGGTTAGGTTTAGCGGCATATATCGTACCTTATTTATTCGTTTACGGTCCGGAAGTATTAATGATTGGAGATATCGGAACCATACTATTGTCTGTTCTGACGGCTATTATTGGAATAACTGGTTTAGCAGCAGCAACGGAGGGCTGGTTATTACGTGACTCTTTCTGGTATGAACGTTTGGTTTTATTCGGAGGATCACTTTTGATGGTGGTTCCAGGAATATGGTCAGATGTCGGTGGAGTACTTACCTTAGCATTAGTATTCATATACCAGAAGCGTTTCAATACACATCTGCTAAAAAATCAATTAACTAACTAA
- a CDS encoding 3-hydroxyacyl-CoA dehydrogenase, translated as MKQITVVGSGVMGKGIAYTAAIAGFKVYLNDLKEEILQEAKKEIEKLLNGSIEKGFITKGQFNHAMENIQYETSLEKAAKNADLVVEAVLEKMELKVEIFQNLDVLCSKETVLATNTSTMSPTEIGAQTSRPDKVVAMHFFNPVHKMKLIEIIRGLETSDETMAFVKGISDQLNKEAVEVNEFPGFVTSRMNCLIGNEAMNLLMEGVASAEDIDKSMKLGLNHPMGPLELADLVGLDSRLRNMEYLYETLGEKYRPSPLLVKYVKAGRLGRKSGKGFYDYQ; from the coding sequence ATGAAACAAATAACTGTCGTCGGTTCTGGGGTTATGGGAAAAGGTATTGCGTATACCGCCGCGATCGCTGGCTTCAAAGTTTATTTGAACGATCTAAAAGAAGAAATATTACAAGAGGCGAAAAAAGAAATTGAAAAACTATTAAATGGAAGCATTGAAAAAGGCTTTATAACAAAAGGTCAATTCAATCATGCTATGGAAAATATTCAATATGAAACTAGTCTTGAAAAAGCTGCTAAGAATGCAGATTTAGTAGTTGAAGCTGTATTGGAAAAAATGGAGTTGAAGGTTGAAATTTTTCAGAATCTGGATGTTTTATGTAGCAAGGAAACTGTCTTAGCTACTAATACTTCAACAATGAGTCCTACAGAAATAGGAGCTCAAACTTCTCGCCCAGATAAAGTTGTTGCGATGCATTTCTTCAATCCGGTTCATAAAATGAAGCTGATTGAAATCATCAGAGGGTTAGAGACTTCTGATGAGACTATGGCATTTGTAAAAGGCATTTCTGATCAATTGAATAAAGAAGCTGTTGAGGTCAATGAATTCCCAGGGTTCGTGACTTCTAGAATGAATTGTTTGATAGGAAATGAAGCTATGAACCTATTGATGGAAGGTGTAGCTAGTGCAGAGGATATTGATAAATCTATGAAGTTAGGGCTGAACCACCCTATGGGGCCATTAGAACTCGCAGACCTAGTAGGGTTAGACAGTCGTTTGCGGAATATGGAGTATCTATATGAAACGTTAGGTGAAAAATATCGACCTTCGCCACTTTTAGTCAAATACGTAAAAGCTGGACGTCTTGGCAGAAAAAGTGGAAAAGGCTTTTATGACTATCAATAA
- a CDS encoding enoyl-CoA hydratase/isomerase family protein, translating to MKEYQNIKVENESSVCWITLNRPDSRNALDGVMLSNIEEALIDAENDDQVKVIVFQGAGEKSFAAGADINQLKERTSIEALVPGMQALYTKIENCKKATIAAVKGFALGGGCELSLACDIRIATKNAKFGLPELNLGIIPGAGGTQRLTRMVGKSRALDMILTGKIIDGEEAERIGLVNYFVDGEDYIGKVEEVAASIAKKGPIAIHLAKFAVHKGSDLSEDAGMWIEKLSQSIVFGTEDKNEGTSAFLEKRKPDFNNR from the coding sequence TTGAAAGAATATCAAAATATCAAAGTAGAAAATGAGTCTAGTGTCTGTTGGATTACTTTAAACCGTCCAGATTCACGCAACGCATTGGATGGCGTGATGTTAAGTAACATCGAAGAAGCTCTGATTGATGCTGAAAACGACGATCAAGTTAAGGTCATCGTCTTTCAGGGTGCCGGCGAAAAGTCTTTTGCTGCAGGGGCTGATATTAATCAATTGAAGGAAAGAACTTCGATAGAAGCTTTGGTTCCGGGGATGCAGGCTTTATATACAAAAATAGAAAACTGCAAAAAAGCCACCATTGCTGCTGTAAAAGGATTTGCACTCGGTGGGGGATGTGAACTTTCCCTTGCATGTGATATTAGAATAGCAACTAAAAATGCAAAGTTTGGCTTGCCTGAGTTGAATTTGGGGATTATTCCCGGGGCAGGAGGCACACAACGACTTACGAGAATGGTTGGTAAAAGTCGTGCACTAGACATGATTTTGACAGGAAAAATCATCGATGGTGAAGAGGCTGAGCGAATTGGTCTTGTGAACTACTTCGTCGATGGTGAAGATTACATTGGAAAAGTCGAAGAAGTAGCAGCTTCTATTGCTAAAAAGGGACCGATAGCTATTCATCTAGCAAAATTTGCAGTCCATAAAGGCTCCGACCTTTCGGAGGATGCTGGCATGTGGATCGAAAAGCTATCGCAATCAATTGTGTTCGGTACTGAGGATAAAAATGAAGGCACCAGCGCTTTTTTGGAAAAAAGAAAGCCAGACTTTAATAATCGCTAA
- a CDS encoding acyl-CoA dehydrogenase family protein has protein sequence MDFNFSEDIEFLRSNVRKFVKDEVEAVAMEIEENNQIPEKIVEQSKEMGLFSLSIPEEYGGLGLDMVGKCAIYEELGKTHNGYTTLIGAHTGIGTAGLVELGTEEQKQKYLPKMATGEWIGAFALTEPSAGSNAANLKTTAVKKGDKYIINGSKHYITNAIDGHVFTVMAVTDPEKGAKGITSFIVEKDFPGFIVGNVEEKMGLKGSHSAELFFEDMEVPEENVLGEVNRGYVNALKILANGRAGLAARNLGSCEKLLEHCLSYAQEREQFGKPILEVQAIQHMLSEISMQIEALRSLTYRVAWKADQGHRVVREAAAAKLFGSEVYNKVADLAVQIHGGIGYMKEYPIERYYRDARITKIYEGTSEIQRNIIAGELIREMK, from the coding sequence GTGGATTTTAATTTTTCAGAGGATATAGAATTTCTAAGATCGAACGTTCGAAAATTTGTTAAAGATGAAGTAGAAGCAGTAGCTATGGAAATTGAGGAGAATAATCAAATTCCGGAAAAGATTGTAGAACAGTCAAAAGAAATGGGTCTATTCAGCCTTAGCATACCTGAAGAGTATGGGGGTCTCGGGCTGGATATGGTTGGTAAATGTGCCATTTATGAAGAGTTAGGTAAAACGCATAATGGTTACACCACACTTATTGGTGCTCATACTGGAATCGGTACTGCAGGGTTGGTGGAGCTCGGTACAGAAGAGCAAAAGCAAAAATATTTACCAAAGATGGCAACAGGTGAATGGATTGGTGCGTTTGCGCTTACTGAACCTAGTGCTGGATCGAACGCAGCTAACCTTAAAACCACAGCTGTAAAAAAAGGTGATAAATATATTATCAATGGTTCTAAACATTATATTACAAATGCGATTGATGGACATGTTTTCACTGTTATGGCTGTAACCGACCCCGAAAAAGGAGCAAAAGGAATAACGTCCTTTATTGTCGAGAAAGATTTCCCAGGATTCATTGTAGGTAATGTGGAAGAAAAGATGGGGCTGAAAGGGTCACATTCCGCTGAGCTGTTCTTTGAAGATATGGAAGTTCCTGAAGAGAATGTGCTTGGAGAAGTAAATCGTGGTTATGTAAATGCTCTCAAAATTTTAGCGAATGGTCGAGCGGGGCTTGCAGCAAGAAACTTAGGGTCCTGCGAGAAATTATTGGAACATTGTCTTTCTTATGCTCAGGAGAGAGAACAATTCGGCAAACCGATTTTAGAAGTGCAAGCGATACAGCACATGCTTTCAGAGATATCCATGCAAATTGAAGCATTGAGGTCACTGACTTATCGTGTTGCGTGGAAAGCGGATCAAGGGCATCGTGTTGTTAGAGAGGCGGCAGCTGCAAAGTTATTTGGATCTGAAGTCTATAACAAAGTAGCTGACCTAGCTGTACAAATACACGGGGGCATCGGTTATATGAAAGAATACCCTATCGAGAGGTATTACCGTGATGCAAGAATCACGAAAATCTATGAGGGTACATCTGAAATTCAAAGAAATATCATCGCTGGAGAATTAATACGAGAAATGAAATAG
- a CDS encoding thiolase family protein codes for MNEAYIVGSVRTAVGKLGGALKDVEVDVLAEKVIREALARTSPSAKVDEVIMGQAKQSADTSNLARLAALKADLPEEVTGYTVHRQCGSGLQAINNADMQIKMGLSDVVVAGGAESMSTAPYYIRHARFGYRAGNGWLLDPNTESQPCSQPRDQYGDLTMGYTAENLAEQYQVSREDQDEFAHRSQTLATEAIESRRFDDEILPIEIKERKSSFEFKKDEHPRLTSLEKLAKLPAVFKEGGSVTPGNASGRNDGAAAVVMMNEAKVKEYGIKPKAKIIAQAVSGVGPDVMGIGPVSSTEKALKQCNLTIDDIGLIELNEAFAAQALSVIREAKMDLEKVNVNGGAIALGHPIGATGAILVTKLLHEMERRNEKYGLVTLCIGGGQGISTIIEYLD; via the coding sequence ATGAATGAAGCTTATATTGTTGGCTCAGTAAGGACAGCAGTCGGCAAGCTGGGTGGAGCACTCAAAGATGTTGAAGTTGATGTACTGGCTGAAAAGGTTATAAGAGAAGCACTTGCAAGAACCTCTCCTTCAGCAAAAGTAGATGAAGTCATCATGGGCCAGGCTAAACAAAGTGCGGATACATCCAATTTAGCTCGATTGGCTGCATTAAAGGCAGATTTACCAGAAGAAGTGACTGGATACACTGTTCATCGTCAATGTGGATCTGGACTTCAAGCTATTAACAATGCTGACATGCAAATTAAAATGGGGCTTTCGGATGTAGTGGTTGCTGGAGGTGCTGAAAGTATGAGCACGGCGCCATATTATATTAGACATGCTCGATTCGGTTATAGGGCAGGTAACGGATGGTTACTAGATCCTAACACGGAGAGCCAGCCTTGTTCTCAGCCCAGAGATCAATACGGTGATTTGACCATGGGTTATACGGCTGAGAATTTGGCTGAACAGTATCAGGTGAGCCGAGAAGATCAAGATGAATTTGCTCATAGAAGCCAAACGCTGGCAACGGAAGCTATTGAATCTCGACGTTTCGATGATGAAATCTTACCGATTGAAATCAAAGAAAGGAAATCTAGTTTCGAGTTTAAGAAAGATGAACACCCTCGTTTGACCTCTTTAGAGAAGCTAGCAAAGCTACCAGCTGTTTTTAAAGAAGGTGGCTCTGTCACCCCTGGTAACGCGAGTGGAAGAAATGATGGCGCAGCAGCTGTCGTGATGATGAATGAAGCAAAGGTGAAAGAATATGGCATTAAACCGAAAGCAAAAATCATCGCGCAAGCAGTCAGTGGTGTAGGACCTGATGTCATGGGAATCGGTCCTGTTTCATCAACTGAAAAAGCTTTAAAGCAATGTAATCTGACAATTGACGATATAGGTTTGATTGAATTGAATGAAGCTTTTGCTGCGCAGGCTCTTTCTGTAATCAGAGAAGCGAAGATGGACTTAGAAAAGGTGAATGTCAATGGTGGAGCGATTGCGTTGGGTCATCCGATAGGTGCTACTGGAGCAATCTTGGTGACTAAACTTCTTCATGAGATGGAAAGAAGAAATGAAAAGTATGGATTAGTCACACTTTGTATCGGTGGAGGTCAAGGCATCTCTACTATCATAGAATATTTAGATTAA
- a CDS encoding NAD(P)-dependent oxidoreductase, which yields MANILQILPMYHSSGEEVLHANDNVIKTNDYSEENITKILKQNDIDGIILRAPARINSKIIDACGHSVKAISGAGVGLDNIDVEYASKMGIRVLHAPKINSNATAEHTVSFILALYKHLLPFHTETRKGNFSIRNERFTYELKGKQLGLVGFGSIAQRVAKILRNGFEMEVKVFVREIKEKHKEAADKLGVRLTTSMEEVFKFSDVVCTHIPLTNETEKIINEYYFQMMKPTSVFINTARGGVINEKDLAYALEKKWLMGAGIDVFSNEPPEADHPLYKLDNVLLTPHIGGISEEAARETSCIITKNLLKVIRGEQVATVANLKMLKEEGFKSGP from the coding sequence GTGGCGAACATTCTTCAAATATTGCCCATGTATCATTCTTCAGGCGAGGAAGTATTACACGCAAATGACAACGTTATCAAAACAAATGATTACAGTGAAGAAAATATCACAAAAATTCTAAAGCAGAACGATATAGACGGAATAATTTTGAGGGCACCTGCGAGGATCAATTCGAAGATTATTGATGCGTGTGGGCATTCAGTCAAGGCTATATCTGGAGCAGGGGTCGGGCTCGATAATATTGATGTCGAATACGCCTCTAAGATGGGGATAAGAGTGCTTCATGCCCCGAAGATTAATAGTAATGCTACCGCTGAGCATACTGTAAGTTTTATTTTAGCTTTGTATAAACATCTTCTACCCTTTCATACCGAAACCCGAAAAGGTAATTTCTCAATCAGAAATGAAAGGTTCACCTACGAATTGAAAGGGAAGCAACTTGGGTTGGTCGGCTTCGGTTCGATTGCCCAAAGGGTAGCTAAGATTTTAAGAAATGGATTTGAAATGGAAGTCAAAGTCTTTGTTAGAGAAATTAAAGAGAAGCACAAAGAGGCAGCAGATAAGCTTGGGGTACGATTGACGACATCTATGGAAGAAGTGTTCAAATTCAGCGATGTCGTATGTACGCATATTCCTTTGACTAACGAGACTGAAAAGATAATTAATGAATATTATTTCCAGATGATGAAACCGACATCCGTATTCATCAACACAGCTAGAGGTGGAGTTATTAATGAAAAAGACCTTGCATATGCACTTGAAAAGAAGTGGTTGATGGGAGCGGGTATAGATGTATTCTCCAATGAACCACCTGAAGCAGACCACCCTCTCTATAAGTTGGATAATGTGTTATTGACACCTCATATAGGTGGAATCAGTGAGGAAGCTGCGAGGGAAACCTCTTGCATTATCACGAAAAACCTATTGAAAGTGATCCGAGGAGAACAAGTAGCAACGGTGGCTAATTTGAAAATGTTAAAGGAAGAGGGATTTAAAAGTGGACCATAG
- a CDS encoding PaaI family thioesterase: MDHSKLRTDFEGSNFWNFIGLEIDSLEVGAVKLRLPYNEKFVNVRNTIHGGIYASLLDTTMGMTARSLGSREVATLQLSINFLKSLKEENLYSAANVVKKTNSTALIEAKIYDSNNETAAHATGTFKL, translated from the coding sequence GTGGACCATAGCAAATTAAGAACGGATTTCGAGGGGAGCAATTTTTGGAATTTTATAGGCCTTGAAATTGATAGCTTAGAAGTTGGAGCTGTCAAGTTACGATTACCTTATAATGAGAAATTCGTCAATGTAAGAAACACGATCCACGGTGGGATTTACGCTTCATTGCTAGACACAACGATGGGAATGACAGCGAGGTCGCTTGGGTCAAGGGAGGTTGCTACCCTCCAATTGAGCATAAATTTTCTTAAATCATTGAAGGAAGAGAATCTATACTCCGCAGCAAATGTTGTTAAAAAAACGAATAGCACAGCTTTGATTGAAGCGAAAATATATGATTCTAATAATGAAACTGCCGCTCACGCAACAGGCACCTTTAAACTTTAG
- a CDS encoding NAD(P)H-dependent flavin oxidoreductase → MIRTAITDLFNIKYPIIQGGLQGLGTSELVGSVSEAGALGLITAGSYRNKFEMKRDIENVRNKTDNPFGVNIAIGIRRPMDEFVEGVIEAGVPIVFTSGNNPQKYMSKFKENHITVVHVAPNLRFAKKAEEIGCDAVVINGYEGGGHPGPEDHSSLILLQEIVPKLSIPVIAAGGFATGKSLLAALSLGASAIQMGTRFLFSEESILHPVIKEELLHVDISDTTIVKKSIKKHNRVWSTDNAQRLQVIESNGGTLEDILPFINGETYKELIYKGNKNSGIMSLGQSVGLVQKIEPVKQIVDSIVEVCEKQLERLNQTSSEKGLN, encoded by the coding sequence ATGATACGTACTGCAATAACTGATTTATTTAATATCAAATATCCGATTATTCAAGGTGGCCTCCAAGGGCTAGGTACGTCTGAACTTGTGGGCTCAGTGTCCGAGGCAGGTGCATTAGGATTAATTACGGCTGGCAGCTATAGAAACAAATTTGAAATGAAGCGAGATATTGAAAATGTCCGGAATAAGACTGATAATCCGTTCGGGGTGAACATTGCAATTGGCATCAGACGACCGATGGATGAATTCGTTGAAGGAGTTATCGAAGCCGGTGTTCCAATTGTGTTCACTTCAGGTAATAATCCCCAAAAGTATATGAGTAAGTTTAAGGAAAATCATATCACTGTGGTCCATGTGGCACCGAATTTGAGATTTGCTAAAAAAGCGGAAGAGATTGGCTGTGATGCCGTAGTAATCAATGGTTATGAGGGTGGAGGACACCCTGGACCTGAAGATCATTCGTCATTGATTCTGCTTCAAGAAATCGTACCGAAGTTATCCATCCCAGTTATTGCAGCAGGGGGCTTTGCAACAGGGAAATCACTTTTAGCTGCACTGTCGTTAGGTGCGTCTGCTATTCAGATGGGCACGAGATTTTTATTCTCCGAAGAAAGTATTTTACATCCAGTAATTAAAGAAGAGCTTCTACATGTTGATATTTCAGATACTACTATCGTAAAGAAGTCGATAAAAAAACACAATCGTGTATGGTCTACCGATAATGCCCAGCGACTTCAAGTAATCGAAAGTAATGGTGGAACGCTGGAAGATATTCTGCCTTTTATAAATGGAGAAACATATAAAGAGTTGATATATAAGGGGAACAAAAATAGCGGAATTATGTCTTTAGGTCAGTCTGTTGGGCTGGTTCAAAAAATAGAACCTGTTAAGCAGATAGTAGATTCAATCGTTGAAGTTTGCGAGAAGCAACTTGAGAGATTGAATCAAACAAGTAGTGAGAAGGGGTTAAATTGA